One stretch of Streptomyces sp. 135 DNA includes these proteins:
- a CDS encoding polysaccharide deacetylase family protein encodes MQLVRQNEECAVRRKNQARAVVAALTVAAIASGCVSEGDSDAVRPAHGVQPLQAPPARALDSYARQLGAAQAARVAAAKRWGLAKTPLTAPEPPATKPRIKARKGFEVRGQAKLPPVFTTIPTKKKVVFLTIDDGAEKDRAFLRMMSDLKIPYTAFLSNYLVKEDYGYFRKMQDRGVALNNHTLNHPYLPGLSYKRQRHEICGMQKVIEKRYGKRPELFRPPYGNYNRDTLRAAKSCGIKAVPLWNAEAFANRMDYREWDRDLHPGDIILTHFRGRDDWKGTMPDMVRRVMKTVTSKGYAVARLEDYL; translated from the coding sequence ATGCAACTCGTACGACAAAACGAAGAATGCGCCGTAAGACGGAAGAATCAGGCGCGTGCCGTGGTGGCCGCCCTGACCGTCGCGGCGATCGCCTCGGGCTGCGTCTCCGAGGGTGACTCCGATGCCGTGCGGCCCGCCCACGGCGTGCAGCCGCTCCAGGCACCGCCCGCCCGGGCCCTCGACTCCTACGCCCGCCAGCTCGGCGCCGCCCAGGCCGCGCGCGTCGCCGCCGCCAAGCGCTGGGGGCTGGCCAAGACACCGCTGACCGCGCCCGAGCCGCCCGCGACCAAGCCGCGGATCAAGGCCCGCAAGGGGTTCGAGGTCAGGGGCCAGGCGAAGCTGCCGCCGGTCTTCACGACGATCCCGACCAAGAAGAAGGTCGTCTTCCTGACCATCGACGACGGCGCCGAAAAGGACCGGGCGTTTCTGCGGATGATGAGCGACCTGAAGATCCCGTACACCGCCTTCCTCAGCAACTACCTGGTCAAGGAGGACTACGGCTACTTCAGGAAGATGCAGGACCGCGGTGTCGCCCTGAACAACCACACCCTCAACCACCCGTACCTGCCCGGACTCTCGTACAAGCGGCAACGCCACGAGATCTGCGGCATGCAGAAGGTCATCGAGAAGCGCTACGGCAAGCGGCCCGAACTCTTCCGGCCGCCGTACGGCAACTACAACCGGGACACGCTGCGGGCCGCCAAGTCCTGCGGCATCAAGGCGGTGCCGCTGTGGAACGCGGAGGCCTTCGCCAACCGCATGGACTACCGCGAGTGGGACCGTGACCTGCACCCCGGCGACATCATCCTCACCCACTTCCGAGGCCGCGATGACTGGAAGGGCACCATGCCCGACATGGTCCGCCGGGTCATGAAGACGGTCACGAGCAAGGGGTACGCGGTGGCCAGGCTGGAGGACTACCTGTGA
- the groES gene encoding co-chaperone GroES — MTTTSSKVAIKPLEDRIVVQPLDAEQTTASGLVIPDTAKEKPQEGVVLAVGPGRFENGERLPLDVKTGDIVLYSKYGGTEVKYNGEEYLVLSARDVLAIVEK, encoded by the coding sequence GTGACGACCACCAGCTCCAAGGTTGCCATCAAGCCGCTTGAGGACCGCATCGTGGTCCAGCCGCTCGATGCCGAGCAGACCACGGCCTCCGGCCTGGTCATTCCGGACACCGCCAAGGAGAAGCCCCAGGAGGGCGTCGTCCTGGCCGTGGGCCCGGGCCGCTTCGAGAACGGCGAGCGCCTGCCGCTCGACGTGAAGACCGGCGACATCGTGCTGTACAGCAAGTACGGCGGCACCGAGGTGAAGTACAACGGCGAGGAGTACCTCGTCCTCTCGGCTCGCGACGTGCTCGCGATCGTCGAGAAGTAG
- the groL gene encoding chaperonin GroEL (60 kDa chaperone family; promotes refolding of misfolded polypeptides especially under stressful conditions; forms two stacked rings of heptamers to form a barrel-shaped 14mer; ends can be capped by GroES; misfolded proteins enter the barrel where they are refolded when GroES binds) codes for MAKILKFDEDARRALERGVNKLADTVKVTIGPRGRNVVIDKKFGAPTITNDGVTIAREVEVEDPYENLGAQLVKEVATKTNDIAGDGTTTATVLAQALVKEGLRNVAAGASPAALKKGIDAAVKAVSEELLATARPIDDKADIAAVAGLSAQDPQVGELIAEAMDKVGKDGVITVEESNTFGLELDFTEGMAFDKGYLSPYMVSDQERMEAVLDDPYILIHQGKISSIQDLLPLLEKVIQANSSKPLLIIAEDVEGEALSTLVVNKIRGTFNAVAVKAPGFGDRRKAMLGDMATLTGATVIAEEVGLKLDQVGLDVLGTARRVTITKDDTTIVDGGGNKADVEGRVNQIKAEIEATDSDWDREKLQERLAKLAGGVCVIKVGAATEVELKEKKHRLEDAISATRAAVEEGIVSGGGSSLVHAVKVLEGNLGKEGDEATGVAVVRRAAVEPLRWIAENAGLEGYVITSKVAELDKGFGFNAATGEYGDLVKAGVIDPVKVTRSALENAASIASLLLTTETLVVEKPAEDEGDAGHGHGHGHSH; via the coding sequence ATGGCGAAGATCCTGAAGTTCGACGAGGACGCCCGTCGCGCCCTTGAGCGCGGCGTCAACAAGCTTGCCGACACGGTCAAGGTGACGATCGGCCCCCGTGGCCGCAACGTCGTCATCGACAAGAAGTTCGGCGCCCCCACCATCACCAACGACGGCGTCACCATCGCCCGTGAGGTCGAGGTCGAGGACCCGTACGAGAACCTCGGCGCCCAGCTGGTGAAGGAGGTGGCGACCAAGACCAACGACATCGCTGGTGACGGCACCACCACCGCCACCGTGCTCGCCCAGGCCCTGGTCAAGGAAGGCCTGCGCAACGTCGCCGCCGGCGCCTCCCCGGCCGCCCTGAAGAAGGGCATCGACGCCGCCGTCAAGGCCGTCTCCGAGGAGCTCCTCGCCACCGCCCGTCCGATCGACGACAAGGCCGACATCGCGGCCGTCGCCGGTCTGTCCGCCCAGGACCCGCAGGTCGGCGAGCTCATCGCCGAGGCGATGGACAAGGTCGGCAAGGACGGCGTCATCACCGTCGAGGAGTCCAACACCTTCGGCCTGGAGCTCGACTTCACCGAGGGCATGGCCTTCGACAAGGGCTACCTGTCGCCGTACATGGTGTCCGACCAGGAGCGTATGGAGGCCGTCCTCGACGACCCGTACATCCTGATCCACCAGGGCAAGATCTCCTCCATCCAGGACCTCCTGCCGCTGCTCGAGAAGGTCATCCAGGCCAACTCCTCGAAGCCGCTCCTGATCATCGCCGAGGACGTCGAGGGCGAGGCCCTGTCGACCCTGGTCGTGAACAAGATCCGCGGCACCTTCAACGCCGTCGCGGTGAAGGCCCCCGGCTTCGGCGACCGCCGCAAGGCGATGCTCGGCGACATGGCCACCCTCACCGGTGCCACCGTCATCGCCGAAGAGGTCGGCCTCAAGCTCGACCAGGTCGGTCTGGACGTGCTCGGCACCGCCCGCCGCGTCACCATCACCAAGGACGACACGACGATCGTCGACGGCGGCGGCAACAAGGCCGACGTCGAGGGCCGGGTCAACCAGATCAAGGCCGAGATCGAGGCCACGGACTCCGACTGGGACCGCGAGAAGCTCCAGGAGCGCCTCGCGAAGCTGGCCGGCGGCGTGTGCGTCATCAAGGTCGGCGCCGCCACCGAGGTGGAGCTGAAGGAGAAGAAGCACCGTCTGGAGGACGCCATCTCCGCGACCCGCGCCGCGGTCGAGGAGGGCATCGTCTCCGGTGGTGGCTCGTCCCTGGTCCACGCCGTCAAGGTCCTTGAGGGCAACCTCGGCAAGGAGGGCGACGAGGCCACCGGTGTCGCCGTCGTCCGCCGCGCCGCCGTCGAGCCGCTGCGCTGGATCGCCGAGAACGCCGGCCTGGAGGGTTACGTCATCACCTCCAAGGTCGCCGAGCTCGACAAGGGCTTCGGCTTCAACGCCGCGACCGGCGAGTACGGCGACCTGGTCAAGGCCGGCGTCATCGACCCGGTCAAGGTCACCCGTTCGGCCCTGGAGAACGCCGCGTCGATCGCTTCGCTGCTGCTGACGACCGAGACGCTGGTCGTCGAGAAGCCGGCGGAGGACGAGGGCGACGCGGGTCACGGCCACGGCCACGGTCACTCCCACTGA
- a CDS encoding SDR family oxidoreductase: MTTALITGSTAGIGAAFARRLAGDGHNLVLVARDTKRLREQATELHDRHGIEAEVLTADLSTDDGIEAVEKRLSNRRDAVDLLINNAGFGNKGRYLEVPMADELTMLKVHCEAVLRLTSAAVESMRERGRGGVVNVASVAAFLPRGTYGASKAWVVQFTQGAAKDLAGSGVRLMALCPGFVRTEFHERAGMGTSNIPDWMWLDADKLVAAALADLARGKVVSIPDPRYKALMGVAKLTPRSLLGGVTSRTGRKYGPQ, translated from the coding sequence ATGACTACGGCTCTGATTACGGGATCAACCGCCGGCATCGGCGCCGCCTTCGCGCGACGCCTCGCCGGTGACGGCCACAACCTCGTCCTGGTGGCGCGCGACACCAAGCGGCTGCGGGAGCAGGCGACCGAGCTGCACGACCGGCACGGCATCGAGGCGGAGGTGCTCACCGCCGACCTCTCGACGGACGACGGCATCGAAGCGGTCGAGAAGCGGCTCTCGAACCGCAGGGACGCGGTCGATCTGCTGATCAACAACGCGGGCTTCGGCAACAAGGGCCGGTACCTGGAAGTCCCCATGGCCGACGAGCTGACCATGCTCAAGGTGCACTGCGAGGCGGTGCTGCGGCTGACGTCGGCGGCCGTGGAATCGATGCGGGAGCGGGGCCGGGGCGGTGTGGTGAACGTCGCGTCGGTCGCGGCGTTCCTGCCGCGTGGCACGTACGGCGCTTCGAAGGCGTGGGTCGTGCAGTTCACGCAGGGCGCGGCGAAGGATCTGGCGGGCAGTGGGGTGCGGCTGATGGCGCTGTGCCCCGGCTTCGTCCGTACGGAGTTCCATGAGCGTGCCGGCATGGGCACGTCCAACATCCCCGACTGGATGTGGCTCGACGCGGACAAGCTGGTCGCGGCGGCGCTGGCCGACTTGGCCCGGGGCAAGGTCGTCTCGATCCCCGACCCCCGGTACAAGGCCCTGATGGGCGTGGCCAAGCTGACGCCCAGGTCTCTGCTGGGCGGGGTCACGTCGCGTACGGGACGGAAGTACGGCCCCCAGTAG
- a CDS encoding MOSC domain-containing protein translates to MKLLSVNLGRSEAVPYTDAPSGRTGIAKRPAAGPVKVSAPGPKGVAGSGLAGDSVSDLRHHGGDDQAVYAYAREDLDAWERTLGRSLPDGSFGENLTTSGIDVSGAKIGERWRIGSGLVLEVTSGRIPCRTFQGHLGERGWVKRFTREGVPGAYFRVIEPGEIKAGDAVEILHRPAHEVTVALQFRAVMTENTLLPRLLDAGEALHPEVAERARTYAARSGAGAS, encoded by the coding sequence ATGAAGCTTCTGTCTGTGAACCTGGGCCGTTCCGAAGCCGTCCCGTACACCGACGCCCCCTCGGGCCGCACCGGCATCGCCAAGCGCCCGGCCGCAGGACCGGTCAAGGTGAGCGCACCGGGCCCCAAGGGCGTCGCCGGCAGCGGTCTGGCCGGTGACTCGGTCAGCGACCTGCGCCACCACGGCGGAGACGACCAGGCGGTGTACGCCTACGCCCGCGAGGACCTCGACGCCTGGGAGCGCACGCTCGGGCGGTCCCTGCCCGACGGCTCCTTCGGCGAGAACCTCACGACGTCCGGGATCGACGTGAGCGGCGCGAAGATCGGCGAGCGCTGGCGGATCGGCTCCGGTCTGGTGCTCGAAGTGACGAGCGGCCGCATTCCCTGCCGTACGTTCCAGGGCCATCTCGGCGAGCGGGGGTGGGTGAAGCGGTTCACCCGGGAAGGCGTTCCCGGCGCCTATTTCCGGGTGATCGAGCCGGGTGAGATCAAGGCCGGGGACGCCGTCGAGATCCTGCACCGCCCGGCGCACGAGGTCACCGTCGCCCTCCAGTTCCGCGCCGTCATGACGGAGAACACGCTGCTGCCGCGGCTGCTCGACGCGGGCGAGGCGCTGCACCCCGAGGTGGCCGAGCGGGCGCGCACATACGCGGCGCGCTCCGGCGCGGGGGCCTCGTGA
- a CDS encoding LysR family transcriptional regulator encodes MIEARHLRVLRAVATTGSFSAAARELGCTQPAVSQQMKALEASTGTPLLIRTGREMRLTQAGEALVRHATGILAGLTAAEEEIAAIAGLRAGRVRLVSFPSGSSTLVPGALAALRAAHPGTRVSLVEAEPPRSVEMLREGDCDVALAFRYEGRREAPQGRGGGVAAAEEWDDLVVRPLLADRLVGLVPEGHRLAGADAVTIGEFADEPWIAGCPRCRRQLVEVCEGAGFVPRIDFATDDYPAVIGLVGAGLGVAVLPELAIESVRPRGARTVTVEPAVRREIVALTLPDLAQVPAVAATLDHLARAAAR; translated from the coding sequence GTGATCGAGGCCCGTCATCTCCGTGTCCTGCGCGCCGTGGCCACCACCGGCTCCTTCTCGGCGGCGGCCCGCGAGCTCGGCTGCACCCAGCCCGCCGTGAGCCAGCAGATGAAGGCCCTCGAAGCCTCGACCGGGACGCCGCTGCTGATCCGCACCGGCCGTGAGATGCGCCTGACCCAGGCGGGCGAGGCCCTGGTCAGGCACGCCACGGGCATCCTCGCCGGGCTCACCGCCGCGGAGGAGGAGATCGCCGCCATCGCGGGCCTGCGCGCGGGCCGGGTCCGTCTCGTCTCCTTCCCCAGCGGCAGCTCGACGCTGGTGCCCGGCGCCCTCGCGGCGCTGCGCGCGGCACACCCCGGCACGCGCGTGTCCCTCGTGGAGGCCGAGCCGCCGCGCTCGGTGGAGATGCTGCGCGAGGGCGACTGCGACGTGGCGCTGGCCTTCCGGTACGAGGGGCGGCGTGAAGCGCCTCAGGGCAGGGGCGGTGGTGTGGCCGCCGCCGAGGAGTGGGACGACCTCGTCGTGCGCCCCCTGCTCGCGGACCGGCTCGTCGGGCTCGTACCCGAGGGGCACCGGCTCGCGGGGGCCGACGCGGTCACCATCGGGGAGTTCGCCGATGAGCCGTGGATCGCGGGCTGCCCGCGCTGCCGACGGCAGTTGGTGGAGGTCTGTGAGGGGGCCGGCTTCGTGCCCCGGATCGATTTCGCGACCGACGACTATCCGGCGGTGATCGGCCTGGTCGGCGCGGGCCTCGGGGTGGCCGTGCTGCCCGAGCTCGCGATCGAGTCGGTGCGCCCGAGGGGTGCCCGCACGGTGACGGTGGAGCCTGCCGTGCGGCGGGAGATCGTGGCGCTCACGCTGCCGGACCTGGCGCAGGTGCCGGCCGTCGCCGCCACGCTGGACCACCTCGCGCGGGCCGCGGCCCGCTGA
- a CDS encoding WhiB family transcriptional regulator gives MADFSRLPGPNADLWDWQLLAACRGVDSSLFFHPEGERGAARSARENSAKEVCMRCPVRAECAAHALAVREPYGVWGGLTEDEREELMGRARNRLVTATASPGRAPSHH, from the coding sequence ATGGCAGATTTCTCCCGCCTTCCCGGACCGAACGCAGATCTGTGGGACTGGCAGCTCCTCGCGGCCTGCCGCGGGGTCGACAGCTCGCTCTTCTTCCACCCGGAGGGCGAGCGGGGCGCGGCGCGCAGCGCACGAGAGAACTCCGCCAAGGAGGTCTGCATGCGGTGCCCGGTACGCGCGGAGTGCGCCGCTCACGCGCTCGCGGTGCGCGAGCCGTACGGCGTGTGGGGCGGACTGACGGAGGACGAGCGCGAGGAACTCATGGGGCGGGCGCGCAACCGCCTGGTCACGGCGACCGCGTCGCCGGGGAGAGCCCCGTCCCACCACTGA
- a CDS encoding response regulator transcription factor, whose amino-acid sequence MTSVLVCDDSPLAREALRRAVATVPGVERVTTAANGEEVLRRWGADRSDLILMDVRMPGLGGVETVRRLLSADPGARIIMLTVAEDLDGVALAVAAGARGYLHKDASRAELRATVTQALADPTWRLAPRRLRSAEMGAAPTLTAREIQVLEGMSHGRSNAEIGRELFLSEDTVKTHARRLFKKLGASDRAHAVALGFRWGLVR is encoded by the coding sequence ATGACATCCGTCCTCGTCTGCGACGACTCCCCGCTTGCCCGAGAGGCGCTCCGCCGGGCGGTCGCGACCGTGCCCGGCGTCGAGCGCGTGACGACGGCGGCCAACGGCGAGGAAGTCCTCCGCCGCTGGGGCGCCGACCGCTCGGACCTGATTCTGATGGACGTACGCATGCCTGGTCTGGGCGGCGTGGAGACCGTCCGGCGGCTGCTGTCCGCCGACCCCGGTGCGCGCATCATCATGCTCACCGTCGCCGAGGACCTCGACGGGGTCGCGCTCGCGGTCGCCGCCGGTGCCCGCGGCTATCTGCACAAGGACGCCTCGCGCGCCGAACTGCGCGCGACGGTCACGCAGGCGCTCGCCGACCCGACGTGGCGGCTCGCCCCGCGCAGACTGCGCTCGGCCGAGATGGGCGCCGCGCCCACGCTGACCGCGCGCGAGATCCAGGTGCTCGAAGGCATGAGCCACGGCCGGTCGAACGCGGAGATCGGGCGCGAGCTCTTCCTCTCCGAGGACACCGTGAAGACACACGCCAGGCGGCTCTTCAAGAAGCTCGGTGCCTCGGACCGGGCGCACGCGGTCGCGCTCGGTTTCCGCTGGGGTCTGGTCCGCTGA